The genomic region AATGTCTGATAAATGTATTCATTAAGATTTTTGACCGAGGGTCCAAAGGGGGATGTCGAGTCCACAAAACGTTTCGCAATCGCAAAAGTCTCATCGGTGAACTGGATATACCGGGACGTACCGAGGAAATCGTGGAGTGTCCTTTGATTCTGGCGCTGCAAATAATGCGACTCATTAACGGTGAGGACCAGCCCGGTCAAGGGGTCGGAATAAGGCAGGGTCTCCACATCACAGCAAGAACTCACGATCAGGTGGTTATGCCGGAAAGGCACGGAAACCACCTCGACATAATTCTCGAAATAATCGGTGTAACTGTCCACCGGGACAAAGGGTTTGATTTGCGTGAGGAAACGCGACACCTTTTGGTGGCGAGAATCCCGCGGGCGCAAACGCATCTCGCTAAAAGATTCCGAGGCCGGCTCGGAGTAACTGTATTCAGTGGTATGTTGGATGTGGAAAAACATTTTATTGGATCACGTTAAAAGCCTGGTGGTGCAGGTAATAATCCGCGATGACGACAGCCAGGTTTGTTGTGTCATTAGAGAGTTCATCGATGAATTTCACGATGGATAAGGGTTTATTGCCGATTTCACCGGAGAAAAAGATATCCAAGTCGGCAAAGTCCACCTTGCTTTTGAGTTTCTGGCAGACTTTCAATGGGGTATTGATTTCGTCATGCCGATTTTTGCCGAAAACACTCTCCAGTCCAAATTCAACATGGTGCAGGCAAAAAAGCACGGACCGGGGGACATCCGCATCCTGCAAGAGTAAACGGGACGCCCGTTGGACAGTGGGTCGGGTCTGGTATAAACTGCGGTAGGCATAAAGACTCGAGAGCATCCGCAAAAGGGCTTCTAATCCGGAATCCGATTTTGACTCTTCACTGCCCCGTTTTGCCAGGATTTGACGCATCAGCAGGAGGGTTGTTTTTGCGCGTTCGATATAAAT from Verrucomicrobiota bacterium harbors:
- a CDS encoding transglutaminase family protein — translated: MFFHIQHTTEYSYSEPASESFSEMRLRPRDSRHQKVSRFLTQIKPFVPVDSYTDYFENYVEVVSVPFRHNHLIVSSCCDVETLPYSDPLTGLVLTVNESHYLQRQNQRTLHDFLGTSRYIQFTDETFAIAKRFVDSTSPFGPSVKNLNEYIYQTFKYTPGATDAHTTVRDFLSRKEGVCQDFAHFMISVLRCARIPARYVSGYIETDSLMDGAVHAPDQEDLVGATASHGWVEVYAPNGHWVGIDPTNNMIQGERHIVIGSGRDYGDVPPMKGVFKGSSSQTLKVTVKVVREEPSLSDNERMG